The DNA region CCTCAATAAGTTGAAGGTGGAATCCTCTGTAACCGTTCCGCCTGAGGCCTACGTTCTCATTACAGGAGCTCACACGATTAGCTACGCCGTTGAGTCAAAGATAACCTTTGCTGGGATACAGACAATCTCCTATAGCGACGTGAACGAGGTTAAAAACAAAGCTAAGAGGGAGCTCCTTAAAAAACTAAGACAGGCAGCAAGTCACTTTGAGATAATCCACATGATTCCTCAGGAGTTTATCGTAGAAAACCTTACCGGTATACAAAATCCGATTGGGCACAACGGCCGCGAGCTGACGATGAGAGCTTTCGTAATTTTGGCCTCAAAGTCTTCAATGAAAACCATAGAGTCCCTTTTAAAGGAGGTCGGTCTTAGGCTAAAGGGGGTCGTTCTCCAGTCTTTTGCTGCCTCCCACGGAATTAGGGATGAGAAGACCTACCTCAACAACAACCTCCTTATTTATATGGGTGCTGGGAATACCGAGTACTTTTACTTTAGAGAAGATAAGCCAGTGTTCTTAAGGCACGTTCCCTTTGGTAGTGAGGACATAATAGAGAACTTGGTTCACCAGCTAAAGATTAGCAGGAAAGAGGCCGAAAAGCTCTTCTTAGAACACGGTAGCGCCTACGCCTTTAAGGTGAACAAGGAAGAAATCATTGACGTCAACTACGGTATGTATACGCGGAAAGTGCCCAAAATACTAATATCTGCCCTCATTCACGCCCAGCTAAAAAAGCTCTTTAAGGACATTAAGGATGATTTGAAGAACGAAGACCCTACCTTTGTTTCAAACCTTAACGCAGTTTACCTGACGGGTGGATTGGCAAAGCTGAAGGATATAGATTTTCTTGCTGGAAAGATACTAAAGGCGCCGGCCATAGTGGCAGAAACGCAGGATGAGGTTATGAAAGATACTCTCTACTCTCCCCTTGTAGGGACTACCAACTTTGTTATGTCTTTAAAGAGCCGAAAGCGTATAGTGGACATAAAAGAGGACCTTACGAAGGACTACTCAAGGAAAGGCCTATTTGCAGGTATATGGCGTTTTATAACTGACCTTATTTAGGAGGAGCCATGTT from Phorcysia thermohydrogeniphila includes:
- a CDS encoding cell division protein FtsA — protein: MLEQKILTIDLGTSAIRVALSVVHSGNKRTITMTTAPSRGIRGGNIVNFQSAKDSLNSALNKLKVESSVTVPPEAYVLITGAHTISYAVESKITFAGIQTISYSDVNEVKNKAKRELLKKLRQAASHFEIIHMIPQEFIVENLTGIQNPIGHNGRELTMRAFVILASKSSMKTIESLLKEVGLRLKGVVLQSFAASHGIRDEKTYLNNNLLIYMGAGNTEYFYFREDKPVFLRHVPFGSEDIIENLVHQLKISRKEAEKLFLEHGSAYAFKVNKEEIIDVNYGMYTRKVPKILISALIHAQLKKLFKDIKDDLKNEDPTFVSNLNAVYLTGGLAKLKDIDFLAGKILKAPAIVAETQDEVMKDTLYSPLVGTTNFVMSLKSRKRIVDIKEDLTKDYSRKGLFAGIWRFITDLI